A part of Myxococcus landrumus genomic DNA contains:
- the glgC gene encoding glucose-1-phosphate adenylyltransferase — MSKVLAMILAGGAGTRLEPLTRERAKPAVPFGGRYRIIDFALSNFTNSGVYRVKVLTQYKSDSLNNHLSRAWRMSAFLGHYVEAVPAQMRTGVDWYKGSADAIYQNLNIITDEEPDFIFVFGADHVYRMDTRQMLDFHVAKRAACTVAAIPVPIEQGREFGIIDVGPDGRMRQFLEKPQNPPPMPGNPKMCLASMGNYLFTTEVLVQEVVRDAANETSAHDFGKSIISELYKNAPVYVYDFAQNEIAGQESKERGYWRDVGNIDIYYQSNMELVEVDPIFNLYNDRWPIHTQSHNYPPAKFVFADEENQRVGHATDSLVSEGCIISGGHVNRSVLSPKVRVNSYSEVEASILFENVTIGRRSRIRKAIIDKNVEIPPGTTIGYDPVEDKRRFHVTPDGVVVIPKGMKVT; from the coding sequence ATGTCCAAGGTCCTGGCGATGATTCTTGCGGGAGGCGCGGGCACGCGCCTGGAGCCGCTCACGCGCGAGCGGGCCAAGCCCGCCGTCCCCTTCGGGGGGCGCTATCGCATCATCGATTTCGCCCTCTCCAACTTCACCAACTCGGGGGTCTACCGGGTCAAGGTGCTCACCCAGTACAAGAGCGACTCGCTCAACAACCACCTGTCCCGCGCGTGGCGGATGTCCGCCTTCCTGGGGCACTACGTGGAAGCGGTGCCGGCGCAGATGCGGACGGGGGTGGACTGGTACAAAGGCAGCGCCGACGCCATCTACCAGAACCTCAACATCATCACGGACGAGGAGCCGGACTTCATCTTCGTCTTCGGCGCGGACCACGTGTACCGGATGGACACGCGGCAGATGCTCGACTTCCACGTCGCGAAGCGGGCGGCGTGCACGGTGGCCGCCATCCCCGTGCCCATCGAGCAGGGGCGCGAGTTCGGCATCATCGACGTGGGGCCGGACGGGCGCATGCGCCAGTTCCTGGAGAAGCCCCAGAATCCACCGCCCATGCCGGGCAATCCGAAGATGTGCCTGGCCTCCATGGGCAACTACCTCTTCACCACCGAGGTGCTGGTGCAGGAGGTGGTGCGCGACGCGGCCAACGAGACGAGTGCGCACGACTTCGGCAAGTCCATCATCAGCGAGCTGTACAAGAACGCGCCCGTCTACGTGTACGACTTCGCGCAGAACGAGATTGCCGGCCAGGAGTCCAAGGAGCGCGGGTACTGGCGGGACGTGGGGAACATCGACATCTACTACCAGTCCAACATGGAGCTGGTGGAGGTGGACCCCATCTTCAACCTCTACAACGACCGCTGGCCCATCCACACGCAGTCCCACAACTACCCGCCGGCCAAGTTCGTCTTCGCGGACGAGGAGAACCAGCGCGTGGGACATGCCACCGATTCACTGGTGTCAGAGGGTTGCATCATCTCCGGCGGGCACGTGAACCGGTCCGTGCTGTCCCCGAAGGTGCGCGTCAATTCCTATTCGGAGGTGGAGGCGTCCATTCTCTTCGAGAACGTCACCATTGGCCGCCGCAGCCGCATCCGCAAGGCCATCATCGACAAGAACGTGGAGATTCCGCCGGGGACGACCATCGGCTACGACCCGGTGGAGGACAAGCGGCGCTTCCACGTGACGCCAGATGGGGTGGTGGTCATCCCCAAGGGCATGAAGGTCACCTGA
- a CDS encoding GNAT family N-acetyltransferase produces MGSSGGLHLRPARDSDRRALWRIHTEAVETLCQGVYAPHELNTWVSLLRPEGYLRPDRPRTVLVAERGRRMVGFGQLDPRQGELEALYVVPDEVGRGVGSQLLAALESVAWGDGTPLLGLDASLNAENFYRHRGYVSLHPARRPLTARVQLACVRMQKRRPVTASRQEPAAGAMTPT; encoded by the coding sequence ATGGGCTCGTCGGGGGGCCTCCATCTCAGGCCAGCGCGCGACTCGGACCGACGAGCGCTGTGGCGCATCCACACCGAAGCGGTGGAGACGCTGTGCCAGGGTGTGTATGCCCCCCACGAGCTGAACACCTGGGTGAGCCTGCTGCGGCCGGAGGGCTACCTGCGCCCGGACCGGCCGCGCACGGTGCTGGTGGCGGAGCGCGGCCGGCGCATGGTGGGCTTCGGCCAGCTCGACCCGCGACAGGGGGAGCTGGAGGCCCTCTACGTGGTGCCGGACGAGGTGGGCCGGGGCGTGGGCTCGCAGCTGCTGGCCGCGCTGGAGTCGGTGGCCTGGGGAGACGGCACACCACTCCTGGGACTGGATGCGAGCCTCAACGCGGAGAACTTCTACCGCCACCGGGGCTACGTCTCGCTGCACCCGGCCCGGAGGCCGCTGACGGCGCGGGTGCAACTGGCCTGTGTGCGGATGCAAAAGCGGCGGCCCGTGACGGCGTCGCGTCAGGAGCCGGCCGCCGGTGCGATGACGCCTACGTGA
- a CDS encoding RtcB family protein, which produces MQPKLNRLLRALAREGLEVTYDGRLYSVRLQADANAPPAEVLLPPDLPVEGKAFQQLAHLAALKHPSGGEVLRVRATPDFHPGDSGVAIGSVLHTRGLVVPGAVGTDINCGMRLHVADLSVDDFLARRDAFVERMKGHYFFGTRDVAMSSRASTALLRDGIPGWLLETLDAPLGCARDADLKQLDAEVERIHLGGVLRGNPDWAPEALTREGVVRDAGLATIGGGNHFVEVQRVEAVEDRARAWAWGVREGQLAFMIHSGSRDVGKHVGVAWRDRTRKAWPHGAPFPDSGILPLADETLVSQYLEAEATAANYAFLNRLLLAELLRQTLRELFGDVEAPLVYDVPHNLTLPYEGGWLARKGACPAAAEQPVIIPGSMGATSFLMVGCGDARALESASHGAGRARSRFSLSRAGADQSEAALGLKGVDCISLREERRVEEAPAAYKPIRPVVDSQVEAGIVREVARLSPLLTFKA; this is translated from the coding sequence ATGCAGCCGAAACTGAATCGGCTCCTGCGGGCGCTTGCCCGTGAGGGGCTCGAGGTGACCTATGACGGTCGCCTCTACTCCGTGCGCCTCCAGGCCGACGCGAACGCGCCGCCCGCCGAGGTGCTCCTTCCCCCGGACCTGCCCGTCGAGGGCAAGGCCTTCCAACAACTCGCGCACCTCGCGGCCTTGAAGCACCCCAGCGGTGGTGAGGTCCTCCGCGTGCGCGCCACCCCCGACTTCCACCCCGGTGACTCCGGTGTGGCCATCGGCTCGGTGCTCCACACGCGAGGGCTCGTCGTCCCTGGCGCGGTGGGCACCGACATCAACTGTGGCATGCGCCTGCACGTCGCCGACCTGTCCGTCGACGACTTCCTGGCTCGACGCGATGCTTTCGTCGAGCGCATGAAGGGCCACTACTTCTTCGGCACGCGGGACGTGGCGATGTCCTCGCGCGCCTCCACGGCCCTGCTTCGCGACGGCATTCCGGGGTGGCTCCTGGAGACGCTGGATGCTCCCCTGGGGTGTGCGCGTGACGCGGACTTGAAGCAGCTCGACGCGGAGGTGGAGCGCATCCACCTGGGCGGCGTGCTCCGAGGCAACCCGGACTGGGCTCCCGAGGCACTCACCCGCGAAGGCGTGGTGCGTGACGCGGGCCTGGCCACCATCGGCGGAGGGAATCACTTCGTCGAGGTGCAGCGCGTGGAGGCCGTGGAGGACCGGGCGCGGGCCTGGGCCTGGGGTGTTCGCGAAGGGCAGCTCGCCTTCATGATTCACTCCGGCAGCCGGGACGTGGGCAAGCACGTGGGCGTGGCGTGGAGGGACCGGACCCGCAAGGCCTGGCCTCACGGGGCACCGTTCCCCGACAGCGGCATCCTTCCCCTGGCGGACGAGACGCTCGTCTCCCAGTACCTGGAGGCCGAGGCCACCGCCGCCAACTATGCGTTCCTCAACCGCCTGCTGCTCGCGGAGCTCTTGCGCCAGACGCTGCGCGAGCTGTTCGGCGACGTGGAGGCGCCCCTCGTCTACGACGTGCCCCACAACCTCACCCTCCCGTACGAGGGCGGCTGGCTGGCTCGCAAGGGCGCGTGCCCGGCGGCCGCGGAACAGCCCGTCATCATCCCCGGCTCCATGGGCGCCACCTCCTTCCTCATGGTGGGGTGTGGTGATGCGCGGGCGCTGGAGTCCGCGTCCCACGGCGCGGGCCGGGCGCGCTCCCGCTTCTCCCTGTCTCGCGCCGGTGCGGACCAGAGCGAGGCCGCGCTGGGCTTGAAGGGAGTGGACTGCATCTCCCTGCGCGAGGAGCGCCGGGTGGAGGAGGCCCCCGCGGCCTACAAGCCCATCCGCCCGGTGGTGGACTCGCAGGTGGAGGCCGGCATCGTGCGCGAGGTGGCTCGGCTGTCCCCGCTGCTCACCTTCAAGGCCTGA
- a CDS encoding SDR family NAD(P)-dependent oxidoreductase: MDLELSGKVVLVTGSSDGLGAAVARRLVREGARVALCARGAERLEATAAALRAEGGDVLAMQADVSRAYELEHFVDAAHARWGRVDGLVNNAGSAAGKPFASVTDAEWEADLQLKLFAAVRAARHALPHLSASGGGSIVNVLSIRAKEPGAQSTPSSVTRAAGMALMKALSKELGPRDIRVNAVLVGMIESGQWVKRAQQAGKPLESIQAELARNAGVPLGRIGKPEEFADVVAFLLSPRAGYISGTAINVDGGLSGAV; encoded by the coding sequence ATGGACTTGGAGTTGAGTGGCAAGGTGGTGTTGGTGACGGGCAGCTCGGATGGGCTGGGGGCGGCGGTGGCCCGGAGGCTCGTTCGAGAGGGGGCTCGCGTCGCCCTCTGTGCCCGAGGCGCGGAGCGGCTGGAGGCGACCGCGGCGGCGCTGCGAGCCGAAGGTGGAGACGTGCTCGCGATGCAGGCGGACGTGTCCAGGGCCTACGAGCTGGAGCACTTCGTGGACGCCGCGCATGCGCGGTGGGGCAGGGTGGACGGGCTCGTGAACAACGCGGGCTCGGCGGCGGGAAAGCCCTTCGCCTCGGTGACGGACGCGGAGTGGGAAGCCGACCTGCAGCTCAAGTTGTTCGCGGCCGTGCGCGCGGCGCGCCATGCGCTGCCTCACTTGAGTGCGTCCGGAGGCGGATCCATCGTCAACGTGTTGTCGATTCGCGCGAAGGAGCCCGGGGCACAGTCCACGCCGTCCTCGGTGACTCGCGCGGCGGGCATGGCGCTCATGAAGGCGCTGTCCAAGGAGCTGGGGCCGCGCGACATCCGCGTGAATGCCGTGCTCGTGGGCATGATTGAGAGTGGCCAGTGGGTGAAGCGGGCGCAGCAGGCCGGCAAGCCGCTGGAGTCGATTCAGGCGGAGCTGGCGCGCAACGCGGGTGTCCCGCTGGGCCGCATCGGCAAGCCGGAGGAGTTCGCGGACGTGGTGGCCTTCCTGCTGTCGCCTCGCGCGGGCTACATCAGCGGCACGGCCATCAACGTCGATGGTGGGTTGTCCGGCGCGGTGTAG
- the add gene encoding adenosine deaminase: protein MPTIRDDEIPNATGIPSGARRTDLVPPPTLAVTEELLHALPKTDLHCHLDGSMRLKTILELAEQQKVKLLADTEDGLAKAIHMGEVCKSLEEYLVAFDVTLSVLQTADALYRAAYELAVDAAAENVRWLEVRYSPALHLQKGLKMTTVIDSVLEGLRVAKRETGIKCGVIVCGIRHINPQTSMRLAELAVAYKNRGVIGFDLAGAEASFPAKDHKDAFQLILKNNVNCTAHAGEAYGPESISQAIHNLGSHRIGHGTRLREDGDLLNYVNDHRIPLEVCPTSNVQTGAVSSLAAHPLKFYFDYGLRVTINTDNRLITDTTVTKELWIAHKELGLSLDDLTTIIVSGFKSAFLPFREKQDVLHAVNEEISKTLAAFDKKRHVSVMQPG from the coding sequence ATGCCCACGATTCGCGACGACGAGATTCCCAACGCCACCGGCATCCCCTCCGGGGCCCGGCGGACGGACCTGGTTCCGCCTCCCACGCTGGCGGTGACCGAAGAGCTGCTCCACGCCCTTCCCAAGACAGACCTGCATTGCCATCTGGATGGCTCCATGCGGCTGAAGACCATCCTCGAGCTCGCCGAGCAGCAGAAGGTCAAGCTGCTCGCCGACACCGAGGACGGCCTCGCCAAGGCCATCCACATGGGTGAGGTCTGCAAGAGCCTGGAGGAGTACCTCGTCGCGTTCGATGTGACGCTTTCCGTGCTCCAGACGGCGGACGCGCTCTACCGCGCGGCCTATGAGCTGGCGGTGGACGCGGCGGCGGAGAACGTGCGCTGGCTGGAGGTGCGCTACTCGCCCGCGCTGCACCTGCAGAAGGGCCTGAAGATGACGACGGTCATCGACTCGGTGCTCGAGGGTCTGCGCGTCGCCAAGCGCGAGACGGGCATCAAGTGCGGCGTCATCGTCTGCGGCATCCGCCACATCAACCCGCAGACGTCCATGCGGCTGGCGGAGCTGGCGGTGGCGTACAAGAACCGGGGCGTCATCGGCTTCGACCTCGCGGGCGCCGAGGCCAGCTTCCCCGCGAAGGACCACAAGGACGCCTTCCAGCTCATCCTCAAGAACAACGTCAACTGCACCGCCCACGCGGGCGAGGCGTACGGCCCCGAGTCCATCTCCCAGGCCATCCACAATCTGGGCTCCCACCGCATCGGCCACGGCACGCGGCTGCGCGAGGACGGGGACCTGCTCAACTACGTCAACGACCACCGGATTCCGCTGGAGGTCTGCCCCACGTCCAACGTGCAGACGGGCGCGGTGTCCAGCCTCGCGGCGCACCCGTTGAAGTTCTACTTCGACTACGGCCTGCGGGTGACCATCAACACCGACAACCGCCTCATCACTGACACCACGGTGACGAAGGAGCTCTGGATTGCGCACAAGGAGCTGGGCCTGTCGCTGGATGACCTGACCACCATCATCGTCTCCGGTTTCAAGAGCGCCTTCCTCCCGTTCCGCGAGAAGCAGGACGTGCTGCACGCGGTGAACGAGGAGATCTCCAAGACGCTGGCGGCCTTCGACAAGAAGCGTCACGTATCGGTGATGCAGCCCGGGTGA
- a CDS encoding outer membrane protein assembly factor BamB family protein, with product MAVGCREPAETAFRTSTDASSRAGLTPLPDGVLTGNEAGAVVRLDPSGTVVWRVALGREVATRPVVAGDSVIAGTVAGDLVRLALSNGTEQWRLTGEPPVLTPLVTAPDGSSVYVVAPDGAVRALAVETGKVRWAVAPPKPDEAHLDTRRGLPAPALAGGLLVVALGDAGLRALSPAEGGIAWRRDVRNVVGLEVKGDVLYASTRDKRVWALQAKDGTPLWEKALAEELTGPPSLALGVLWVGASKEESPLVLGLDPATGKEVARVDLPDLLTTTVADAHGELLLVPTQGRQGRLVALKRPTWERAFSLRTDTALRSQPVVLGEQVFVLGRDGRVLSWKLRPPERP from the coding sequence ATGGCCGTGGGATGCCGGGAGCCCGCGGAGACGGCCTTCCGGACCTCCACGGATGCATCCTCCCGGGCCGGGCTGACGCCCCTGCCAGACGGGGTTCTCACCGGCAACGAGGCCGGCGCGGTGGTGCGCCTGGACCCCAGCGGCACCGTCGTCTGGAGGGTGGCCCTCGGGAGGGAAGTGGCCACCCGGCCCGTGGTGGCGGGGGACAGCGTCATCGCGGGGACGGTGGCCGGGGACCTGGTGCGGCTGGCCCTCTCGAATGGGACGGAGCAATGGCGGCTCACCGGAGAGCCCCCCGTCCTCACCCCGCTGGTGACGGCCCCGGATGGGTCCTCGGTGTACGTTGTCGCTCCGGACGGGGCGGTCCGAGCCCTCGCGGTGGAGACGGGCAAGGTCCGCTGGGCGGTTGCGCCGCCCAAGCCCGACGAGGCCCATCTGGACACCCGCCGAGGACTCCCCGCCCCCGCCCTCGCGGGAGGACTGCTCGTCGTGGCGCTCGGCGACGCGGGCCTGAGGGCCCTGTCCCCGGCGGAGGGAGGCATCGCCTGGCGCCGGGACGTCCGGAACGTGGTGGGGCTCGAGGTGAAGGGCGACGTCCTCTACGCCAGCACGCGGGACAAGCGCGTCTGGGCCCTTCAGGCGAAGGACGGGACCCCGCTGTGGGAGAAGGCCCTCGCGGAGGAGCTCACCGGACCTCCGTCGCTCGCGTTGGGTGTGCTGTGGGTGGGCGCGAGCAAGGAGGAGTCGCCGCTGGTGCTGGGGCTCGACCCGGCGACCGGGAAGGAAGTGGCCCGGGTGGACCTGCCCGACTTGCTCACCACCACGGTCGCGGACGCCCACGGGGAGCTGTTGCTGGTCCCCACCCAGGGCCGGCAGGGGCGGCTGGTGGCGCTGAAGCGGCCCACCTGGGAGCGCGCCTTCTCACTGCGCACGGACACCGCGCTGCGCTCCCAACCCGTCGTCCTGGGGGAGCAGGTGTTCGTGCTGGGAAGGGACGGGCGCGTCCTCTCATGGAAGCTGCGCCCACCTGAGCGGCCCTGA